A section of the Paralichthys olivaceus isolate ysfri-2021 chromosome 16, ASM2471397v2, whole genome shotgun sequence genome encodes:
- the LOC109647324 gene encoding peptidyl-prolyl cis-trans isomerase FKBP1A-like encodes MGVNVETLRQGDGRTFPQRGQRVEVHYVGTLTNGKKFDSSRDRERPFVFKLGLGEVIRAWDEGVARMSIGEVARLTCSPDYAYGASGYPPVIPPNSSLIFEVELLKCGF; translated from the exons ATGGGAGTTAACGTTGAGACACTAAGACAGGGAGACG GAAGGACTTTCCCGCAGAGAGGACAGCGAGTCGAAGTGCACTACGTCG GCACGCTCACAAATGGAAAGAAGTTTGACTCCTCCAGGGATCGGGAGAGGCCCTTTGTCTTCAAACTTGGATTGGGAGAAGTCATCCGTGCTTGGGATGAAGGTGTAGCTAGG ATGAGCATTGGCGAGGTGGCACGGTTGACCTGCTCGCCAGACTACGCGTATGGTGCAAGTGGATACCCACCTGTTATCCCACCAAATTCTTCTCTCATCTTTGAAGTGGAGCTTCTGAAATgtggattttaa
- the myripa gene encoding rab effector MyRIP isoform X1 has translation MGRKLDLSGLTDNEAEHVLQVVQRDMTLRKKEEKRLSELKQELDEEGSRCLLLSRQSCFNQRCCIRCCLPFTFLLNPKRQCHDCRYNICKACRVYMKQDKAWLCSACQKSRLLKTQSLEWFYTNVKRRFKRFGSAKVLKTLYRKHSVLSELTEGSAYEESLYNEGSVCGSDSTFYRQSEEHSMAEMLTVALRVAEEAIDEAISEAEFDTASQEKQNEANYLREHRGELIDELAKTIVQKIISRRKTLAEMRTEHEQDLPLGQNTDPHLHHHQSACDEASCSLTHQPGLWRSHSAFSLLSTYAPGLIQDSLQTLKKESSGSTISAWKSVDRLDNPGVSSVLKSPDGNWIALQSAKLSRPTLLTKRKSLVYSALERESGVVSAYKGMDSDDETKPEPDSSWGTALQQIHRKMTDCNLNLQDTQDSVASPLTSRRGSRDALFSDSEGNWKPQKPLVALFKRKVPAEIRRPSASQRTSIIDVNFYVEGATEEEEERSCVTAEPEGGKVRRSRRKRKSKKGASVKDLNKKDNESQPTSDALTSDTLTCEATSPEPFDLESDTTVHAANQTDEELALNLQQRADRVSEASAREKVFEEDRVSGGYGLREERRQGSEDGDDEEEMLWKMEVDFDEGRTDDERVEDEKDYDVDDEEMKRRLFKLVAQSRLTYLSSTDDELDRVDPSEGEWDEDNNEQEDEKTEGLTYKLCQLEKEVRATQFSSTEDELDRVGVDERKTEEESGSNEELAVKVCRLANQVHAVQFSSTEDELDRVGRDGEHGIDEETLWTLRAEKAVQAAQLRDLASLVSASQFSSTEDELDRVEQDEGEREQVVNEGEIQSSFETEEVWEGEEDRRESFGDLDVKMFDLRDESEETKSEDEKARDEDDEEQRENPETREIEIPGRSEDEITAVEEHVGEDEAETSKETRGRDEMKPVVEAEKTEIIDSNETRVERDNQPEAKTPGKNKDEKLEESEECQESWEGTADSEEEDAEFNRIISSMLMMTLEDMQAETAAENGRTNKEPSDTEGDGNIKIKEESGATEKVVEAKSTNDSKETGSVKEIQSEGNSTREKVENATEENEQEEKDPRERISLDLETNEAQQTCRKEEEDDEEQEEGSGIIAVEQKMMETQETAERKEKDEKLEETQEKREDDSSSLQEGFLSPEEIQHGTDAELYKTVQLVSTLLQQRYSAVSLCSITTQVLKVLNATEELLQGVEGGDDARLSSTSLPPNTDAKKLDQQFCRLEENVYVAAGSVFSLEAELSDLEECARGICSSTSDMELSFLEEQVASAAAKVQQSELQIGDISARIAALKSAGLNVDTQSRFTKTRSIPVMPVTLDSTRQLRRRLPAPPVKEDKET, from the exons TGAACTGAAGCAGGAGCTGGATGAGGAGGGCAGTCGCTGCCTCCTGCTGTCACGGCAGAGTTGCTTCAACCAGCGCTGCTGCATCCGCTGCTGCTTACCCTTCACCTTCCTGCTCAACCCCAAACGCCAGTGCCACGACTGCCGCTACAACATCTGCAAGGCCTGCAGGGTCTACATGAAGCAGGACAAAGCCTGGCTCTGCTCCGCCTGCCAGAAGAGCAG gctGTTGAAGACACAGTCACTGGAGTGGTTCTACACTAATGTGAAGAGGCGCTTCAAAAGATTTGGCAGCGCCAAAGTGCTGAAGACTCTCTACAGGAAGCACAGTGTGCTCTCAGAGCTGACTG agggCAGTGCCTATGAGGAGAGCCTCTACAATGAGGGCAGCGTCTGTGGGAGTGACTCAACCTTCTACAGACAAAGTGAAG AGCACAGCATGGCGGAGATGCTCACTGTGGCCTTGCGGGTGGCAGAGGAAGCCATAGACGAGGCCATTTCTGAGGCAGAGTTCGACACTGCCAGTCAG GAGAAGCAGAATGAGGCAAACTATCTGCGggagcacagaggagagctCATAGACGAACTGGCAAAAACTATTGTgcaaaaa ATCATTAGCAGGAGGAAGACTTTGGCTGAGATGAGGACAGAGCACGAGCAGGACTTGCCCCTCGGACAGAACACCGaccctcatcttcatcatcatcagtccgCCTGTGATGAAGCCTCctgctcactcacacaccaaCCAGGCCTCTGG aggTCACACTCTGCCTTCTCACTGCTGTCCACCTATGCTCCAGGTCTGATACAAGACTCTCTGCAAACATTGAAGAAAGAAAGCAGCGGCTCGACCATCTCTGCCTGGAAGAGTGTGGACCGCCTCGACAACCCCG GTGTGTCCTCTGTCCTGAAGAGCCCAGACGGGAACTGGATCGCCCTGCAGAGCGCCAAGCTGTCTCGTCCCACCCTGCTGACCAAAAGGAAGAGCCTGGTCTACAGTGCCTTGGAGAGGGAGTCCGGGGTGGTGTCCGCTTACAAAGGCATGGACTCTGATGACGAGACCAAGCCTGAGCCCGACAGCTCCTGGGGCACTGCCCTCCAGCAGATCCACAGGAAGATGACGGACTGTAACTTGAACCTGCAGGACACTCAGGACAGTGTTGCGTCCCCGCTGACGAGCcgcagaggcagcagagatgCTCTGTTTTCAGACTCTGAGGGGAACTGGAAACCTCAAAAACCACTGGTCGCTCTTTTTAAGAGGAAGGTGCCTGCGGAGATCAGGCGACCTTCAGCATCACAAAGGACGAGTATCATTGATGTGAACTTCTACGTAGAAGGAGcaacggaggaggaggaggagaggagctgtgtGACTGCTGAGCCAGAGGGGGGGAAAGTCAGGAGATCacggaggaaaaggaaaagtaaAAAAGGAGCTTCTGTGAAG GATTTAAACAAGAAAGACAATGAGTCCCAACCTACTTCTGATGCCCTGACGTCTGACACTTTGACCTGTGAAGCCACGTCCCCTGAACCTTTTGACCTCGAGAGCGACACTACTGTTCATGCAGCGAATCAGACAGACGAGGAACTTGCTTTAAATTTACAACAGCGAGCAGACCGAGTTTCAGAGGCCTCCGCTCGAGAGAAGGTGTTCGAGGAAGACAGAGTCTCTGGTGGTTATGGtctgagagaggaaaggagacaaGGAAGTGAggatggagatgatgaagaggagatgtTGTGGAAGATGGAAGTCGACTTTGATGAAGGAAGAACAGACGATGAGAGAGTGGAGGATGAGAAAGATTATGACGTagatgatgaagagatgaagcgCAGATTATTCAAACTCGTGGCACAATCCAGACTCACTTACCTTTCCTCTACCGATGACGAGTTGGACAGAGTTGACCCAAGTGAGGGAGAATGGGATGAAGACAATAACGAGCAAGAGGATGAAAAGACAGAAGGACTCACTTACAAACTCTGTCAGCtggaaaaagaagtgagagCGACTCAGTTCTCGTCCACAGAAGACGAGCTGGACAGAGTTGGCGTCGacgagaggaagacagaggaggagagtgggagCAACGAGGAGCTGGCTGTGAAAGTGTGCAGATTAGCAAACCAAGTCCATGCCGTCCAGTTTTCCTCCACAGAGGACGAGCTAGACAGAGTGGGTCGAGACGGGGAGCATGGGATAGACGAGGAGACACTGTGGACGTTACGGGCAGAAAAGGCAGTTCAGGCCGCTCAGCTTCGAGATTTGGCAAGTTTAGTCAGTGCCTCGCAGTTTTCTTCCACCGAGGACGAGCTGGATAGAGTTGAACAGgacgagggggagagagagcaggtggtAAATGAAGGAGAGATCCAGAGCAGCTTCGAGACGGAGGAGGTTTGGGAAGGagaagaggacaggagagaaTCATTTGGAGATTTGgatgtgaaaatgtttgatttgaggGATGAAAGTGAGGAAACAAAGAGTGAGGATGAAAAAGCaagagatgaggatgatgaggaacagagagaaaatccTGAAACAAGAGAGATCGAGATACCCGGGAGGAGTGAGGATGAAATAACAGCTGTAGAGGAGCATGTAGGTGAAGATGAGGCTGAAACCTCAAAAGAGACACGAGGAAGAGACGAGATGAAACCGGTGGTTGAAGCTGAGAAAACAGAGATCATCGACTCAAATGAGACACGAGTGGAACGAGACAATCAGCCAGAGGCAAAGACGCCAGGCAAAAATAAAGACGAGAAGTTAGAAGAAAGCGAAGAGTGTCAGGAGAGCTGGGAAGGGACAGCggacagtgaggaggaagaCGCAGAATTCAACAGAATcatcagcagcatgttgatgaTGACTTTAGAGGACATGCAGGCGGAAACAGCTGCAGAAAACGGGAGAACAAATAAAGAGCCGTCGGACACAGAGGGAGatggaaacattaaaataaaagaggagaGTGGTGCCACAGAAAAGGTCGTTGAGGCGAAAAGTACAAACGATTCAAAGGAGACAGGAAGTGTGAAAGAGATTCAAAGTGAGGGCAACAGCACAAgagaaaaagtagaaaatgcAACTGAGGAAAACgagcaggaagaaaaagatCCAAGAGAAAGAATAAGTTTGGATCTCGAGACAAATGAGGCTCAACAGACGTgtaggaaagaagaagaggatgatgaggaaCAAGAGGAAGGAAGTGGAATAATAGCGGTGGAGCAGAAAATGATGGAGACGCAGGAAACTGCTGAACGTAAAGAAAAGGATGAGAAACTGGAGGAAACacaagaaaagagggaggacgACAGCTCTTCTCTTCAGGAGGGTTTTCTGTCACCAGAGGAGATTCAACAT GGTACTGACGCCGAGCTTTACAAAACTGTACAGTTAGTGTCAACTCTTCTGCAGCAG aggTATTCAGCGGTGTCCCTGTGCAGCATCACCACTCAGGTGCTGAAGGTGCTGAACGCcactgaggagctgctgcagggagTCGAGGGAGGAGACGACGCCCgactctcctccacctccctgccCCCAAACACCGACGCCAAGAAGCTGGACCAACAGTtctgcagactggaggagaac GTGTATGTGGCGGCTGGCTCAGTGTTCAGTCTGGAGGCGGAGCTGAGTGACCTGGAGGAGTGTGCCAGGGGAAtctgcagctccacctctgACATGGAGCTGTCCTTCCTGGAGGAGCAGGTGGCATCAGCTgctgccaaggtccaacagtctgAACTACAG ATCGGCGACATCTCTGCGAGAATCGCTGCATTGAAGAGTGCAGGTCTCAATGTGGACACACAGTCACGCTTCACTAAGACCAGATCCATTCCAGTTATG CCGGTCACCCTCGACTCAACCAGACAGCTGAGGAGGCGATTACCTGCTCCACCAGTGAAAG AGGACAAAGAAACCTGA
- the plxdc2a gene encoding plexin domain-containing protein 2: protein MMMSVKKTLHLITGLFIVFQFQFSFNKIKSATGVYRTDTQGLLAPEGRLHVNIGSHRERKWASRPRSGAPGWAADKRGHYRDQHQTEESDLDLMMEERHENSTQIVDTDHAYYTSKIYGPGDAAGKELWVNIDEMEEDEWKVHGSLSNTHRQTERVNLSFDFPFYGHILREVTMTTGGFIYTGDIIHRMLTATQYIAPLMANFDPSLSKNSSVFYFDNGTALVVQWNRIHLHDIRLGTFTFQAVLHSDGRIVFAYKEIPFDISDISTENHPVKVGLSDAFVVLHEIEQIPNVRRRTIYEYHKVDILKSKICNSTSVEMVPLPTCLQFSSCGPCVTSQIGFNCSWCSRLQRCSSGFDRNRQDWVDLGCPEERRDPRCLRITDVTNATSHHLTHTTTPVTATAVEQRTFGMTSDPLSGTSSITSPSTRRSITSRRITSTPQPPTSKPAEDDTKISLHINEAPADEKDTGESDERLQIGLLVGIVVMMVVMATAVLLSLYMYSHPTSSASLFFMERRPTRWPIMKFRRGSGHPSYAEVEAPGQDKEGSMVIDPKQSFVMSDRRESEQKEGFIVPDQRERFLVSESS from the exons atgatgatgagcgTGAAGAAGACTCTTCATCTCATCACAGGACTCTTCATCGTCTTCCAGTTCCAGTTCAGCTTCAATAAGATCAAATCTGCCACTG GGGTCTACCGCACAGACACGCAGGGGCTCCTTGCTCCAGAGGGACGGCTGCATGTGAACATCGGGAGTCACAGGGAGAGGAAGTGGGCGTCCAGGCCCAGGTCAGGGGCCCCTGGCTGGGCTGCAGACAAGAGGGGCCACTACAGAGACCAGCACCAAACAGAGGAGTCAGATCTCGACctgatgatggaggagagacaCGAGAACTCTACTCAGATTGTG GACACTGATCACGCCTACTACACGTCTAAAATCTACGGCCCTGGAGACGCGGCAGGTAAAGAGCTGTGGGTGAACATCgatgagatggaggaggacGAGTGGAAGGTGCATGGTTCCCTGTCCAACAcccacagacagactgag AGGGTGAATCTTTCCTTCGACTTCCCTTTCTACGGACATATACTGAGAgaagtcaccatgacaactggAG GCTTCATTTACACAGGCGATATAATCCACCGGATGCTCACAGCCACTCAGTACATCGCTCCTCTGATGGCCAACTTTGACCCAAGTCTTTCCAAAAACTCATCTGTCTTTTACTTTGATAAcg GAACTGCACTGGTGGTTCAGTGGAACCGGATTCACCTCCATGACATCCGCCTCGGAACGTTCACCTTCCAGGCCGTTCTGCACAGCGACGGGCGGATTGTCTTTGCATACAAAGAg ATTCCTTTTGACATCAGCGACATCAGCACCGAGAATCATCCTGTAAAAGTGGGATTATCAGATGCTTTTGTGGTTCTTCATGAAATAGAGCAGATTCCCA ATGTTCGGCGGAGAACCATCTACGAGTATCACAAAGTCGATATCCTCAAGTCAAAAATCTGCAACTCTACATCAGTGGAGATGGTGCCGCTCCCGA CGTGTCTCCAGTTCTCCAGCTGTGGTCCATGTGTCACTTCTCAGATTGGCTTTAACTGCAGCTGGTGCAGTCGGCTGCAAAG ATGCTCCAGTGGCTTTGATCGGAACCGGCAGGACTGGGTCGACCTCGGCTGCCCGGAGGAG AGGCGGGATCCCCGGTGTCTCCGGATAACAGACGTCACAAACGCCACATCTCACCACCTGACGCACACGACCACCCCGGTTACAGCGACCGCGGTGGAGCAGAGGACGTTCGGCATGACCTCCGACCCCCTCAGCGGGACGTCCTCCATCACCAGCCCCTCAACGCGCCGTAGCATCACCAGCAGAAGAATAACGTCCACACCACAGCCTCCTACCAGCAAACCTGCAGAGG ATGACACAAAGATCTCGTTACACATCAATGAAGCAC CAGCGGACGAGAAGGACACCGGAGAGAGTGACGAGCGGCTGCAGATCGGCCTCCTGGTGGGCATCGTCGTGATGATGGTCGTCATGGCAACAGCCGTCCTCCTGTCGCTGTACATGTACAGCCACCCCACTTCCAGTGCCAGCCTCTTCTTCATGGAG CGACGGCCAACCCGCTGGCCGATCATGAAGTTCAGACGAGGATCTGGTCACCCGTCTTACGCTGAGGTGGAGGCGCCCGGTCAGGACAAAGAGGGCTCGATGGTCATCGACCCCAAACAGTCGTTTGTGAtgtcagacagaagagagagcGAACAGAAGGAAGGATTCATAGTTCCTGATCAGAGGGAGCGTTTCCTGGTCTCAGAGAGCTCCTGA
- the myripa gene encoding rab effector MyRIP isoform X2 produces MGRKLDLSGLTDNEAEHVLQVVQRDMTLRKKEEKRLSELKQELDEEGSRCLLLSRQSCFNQRCCIRCCLPFTFLLNPKRQCHDCRYNICKACRVYMKQDKAWLCSACQKSRLLKTQSLEWFYTNVKRRFKRFGSAKVLKTLYRKHSVLSELTEGSAYEESLYNEGSVCGSDSTFYRQSEEHSMAEMLTVALRVAEEAIDEAISEAEFDTASQEKQNEANYLREHRGELIDELAKTIVQKIISRRKTLAEMRTEHEQDLPLGQNTDPHLHHHQSACDEASCSLTHQPGLWRSHSAFSLLSTYAPGLIQDSLQTLKKESSGSTISAWKSVDRLDNPGVSSVLKSPDGNWIALQSAKLSRPTLLTKRKSLVYSALERESGVVSAYKGMDSDDETKPEPDSSWGTALQQIHRKMTDCNLNLQDTQDSVASPLTSRRGSRDALFSDSEGNWKPQKPLVALFKRKVPAEIRRPSASQRTSIIDVNFYVEGATEEEEERSCVTAEPEGGKVRRSRRKRKSKKGASVKDLNKKDNESQPTSDALTSDTLTCEATSPEPFDLESDTTVHAANQTDEELALNLQQRADRVSEASAREKVFEEDRVSGGYGLREERRQGSEDGDDEEEMLWKMEVDFDEGRTDDERVEDEKDYDVDDEEMKRRLFKLVAQSRLTYLSSTDDELDRVDPSEGEWDEDNNEQEDEKTEGLTYKLCQLEKEVRATQFSSTEDELDRVGVDERKTEEESGSNEELAVKVCRLANQVHAVQFSSTEDELDRVGRDGEHGIDEETLWTLRAEKAVQAAQLRDLASLVSASQFSSTEDELDRVEQDEGEREQVVNEGEIQSSFETEEVWEGEEDRRESFGDLDVKMFDLRDESEETKSEDEKARDEDDEEQRENPETREIEIPGRSEDEITAVEEHVGEDEAETSKETRGRDEMKPVVEAEKTEIIDSNETRVERDNQPEAKTPGKNKDEKLEESEECQESWEGTADSEEEDAEFNRIISSMLMMTLEDMQAETAAENGRTNKEPSDTEGDGNIKIKEESGATEKVVEAKSTNDSKETGSVKEIQSEGNSTREKVENATEENEQEEKDPRERISLDLETNEAQQTCRKEEEDDEEQEEGSGIIAVEQKMMETQETAERKEKDEKLEETQEKREDDSSSLQEGFLSPEEIQHRYSAVSLCSITTQVLKVLNATEELLQGVEGGDDARLSSTSLPPNTDAKKLDQQFCRLEENVYVAAGSVFSLEAELSDLEECARGICSSTSDMELSFLEEQVASAAAKVQQSELQIGDISARIAALKSAGLNVDTQSRFTKTRSIPVMPVTLDSTRQLRRRLPAPPVKEDKET; encoded by the exons TGAACTGAAGCAGGAGCTGGATGAGGAGGGCAGTCGCTGCCTCCTGCTGTCACGGCAGAGTTGCTTCAACCAGCGCTGCTGCATCCGCTGCTGCTTACCCTTCACCTTCCTGCTCAACCCCAAACGCCAGTGCCACGACTGCCGCTACAACATCTGCAAGGCCTGCAGGGTCTACATGAAGCAGGACAAAGCCTGGCTCTGCTCCGCCTGCCAGAAGAGCAG gctGTTGAAGACACAGTCACTGGAGTGGTTCTACACTAATGTGAAGAGGCGCTTCAAAAGATTTGGCAGCGCCAAAGTGCTGAAGACTCTCTACAGGAAGCACAGTGTGCTCTCAGAGCTGACTG agggCAGTGCCTATGAGGAGAGCCTCTACAATGAGGGCAGCGTCTGTGGGAGTGACTCAACCTTCTACAGACAAAGTGAAG AGCACAGCATGGCGGAGATGCTCACTGTGGCCTTGCGGGTGGCAGAGGAAGCCATAGACGAGGCCATTTCTGAGGCAGAGTTCGACACTGCCAGTCAG GAGAAGCAGAATGAGGCAAACTATCTGCGggagcacagaggagagctCATAGACGAACTGGCAAAAACTATTGTgcaaaaa ATCATTAGCAGGAGGAAGACTTTGGCTGAGATGAGGACAGAGCACGAGCAGGACTTGCCCCTCGGACAGAACACCGaccctcatcttcatcatcatcagtccgCCTGTGATGAAGCCTCctgctcactcacacaccaaCCAGGCCTCTGG aggTCACACTCTGCCTTCTCACTGCTGTCCACCTATGCTCCAGGTCTGATACAAGACTCTCTGCAAACATTGAAGAAAGAAAGCAGCGGCTCGACCATCTCTGCCTGGAAGAGTGTGGACCGCCTCGACAACCCCG GTGTGTCCTCTGTCCTGAAGAGCCCAGACGGGAACTGGATCGCCCTGCAGAGCGCCAAGCTGTCTCGTCCCACCCTGCTGACCAAAAGGAAGAGCCTGGTCTACAGTGCCTTGGAGAGGGAGTCCGGGGTGGTGTCCGCTTACAAAGGCATGGACTCTGATGACGAGACCAAGCCTGAGCCCGACAGCTCCTGGGGCACTGCCCTCCAGCAGATCCACAGGAAGATGACGGACTGTAACTTGAACCTGCAGGACACTCAGGACAGTGTTGCGTCCCCGCTGACGAGCcgcagaggcagcagagatgCTCTGTTTTCAGACTCTGAGGGGAACTGGAAACCTCAAAAACCACTGGTCGCTCTTTTTAAGAGGAAGGTGCCTGCGGAGATCAGGCGACCTTCAGCATCACAAAGGACGAGTATCATTGATGTGAACTTCTACGTAGAAGGAGcaacggaggaggaggaggagaggagctgtgtGACTGCTGAGCCAGAGGGGGGGAAAGTCAGGAGATCacggaggaaaaggaaaagtaaAAAAGGAGCTTCTGTGAAG GATTTAAACAAGAAAGACAATGAGTCCCAACCTACTTCTGATGCCCTGACGTCTGACACTTTGACCTGTGAAGCCACGTCCCCTGAACCTTTTGACCTCGAGAGCGACACTACTGTTCATGCAGCGAATCAGACAGACGAGGAACTTGCTTTAAATTTACAACAGCGAGCAGACCGAGTTTCAGAGGCCTCCGCTCGAGAGAAGGTGTTCGAGGAAGACAGAGTCTCTGGTGGTTATGGtctgagagaggaaaggagacaaGGAAGTGAggatggagatgatgaagaggagatgtTGTGGAAGATGGAAGTCGACTTTGATGAAGGAAGAACAGACGATGAGAGAGTGGAGGATGAGAAAGATTATGACGTagatgatgaagagatgaagcgCAGATTATTCAAACTCGTGGCACAATCCAGACTCACTTACCTTTCCTCTACCGATGACGAGTTGGACAGAGTTGACCCAAGTGAGGGAGAATGGGATGAAGACAATAACGAGCAAGAGGATGAAAAGACAGAAGGACTCACTTACAAACTCTGTCAGCtggaaaaagaagtgagagCGACTCAGTTCTCGTCCACAGAAGACGAGCTGGACAGAGTTGGCGTCGacgagaggaagacagaggaggagagtgggagCAACGAGGAGCTGGCTGTGAAAGTGTGCAGATTAGCAAACCAAGTCCATGCCGTCCAGTTTTCCTCCACAGAGGACGAGCTAGACAGAGTGGGTCGAGACGGGGAGCATGGGATAGACGAGGAGACACTGTGGACGTTACGGGCAGAAAAGGCAGTTCAGGCCGCTCAGCTTCGAGATTTGGCAAGTTTAGTCAGTGCCTCGCAGTTTTCTTCCACCGAGGACGAGCTGGATAGAGTTGAACAGgacgagggggagagagagcaggtggtAAATGAAGGAGAGATCCAGAGCAGCTTCGAGACGGAGGAGGTTTGGGAAGGagaagaggacaggagagaaTCATTTGGAGATTTGgatgtgaaaatgtttgatttgaggGATGAAAGTGAGGAAACAAAGAGTGAGGATGAAAAAGCaagagatgaggatgatgaggaacagagagaaaatccTGAAACAAGAGAGATCGAGATACCCGGGAGGAGTGAGGATGAAATAACAGCTGTAGAGGAGCATGTAGGTGAAGATGAGGCTGAAACCTCAAAAGAGACACGAGGAAGAGACGAGATGAAACCGGTGGTTGAAGCTGAGAAAACAGAGATCATCGACTCAAATGAGACACGAGTGGAACGAGACAATCAGCCAGAGGCAAAGACGCCAGGCAAAAATAAAGACGAGAAGTTAGAAGAAAGCGAAGAGTGTCAGGAGAGCTGGGAAGGGACAGCggacagtgaggaggaagaCGCAGAATTCAACAGAATcatcagcagcatgttgatgaTGACTTTAGAGGACATGCAGGCGGAAACAGCTGCAGAAAACGGGAGAACAAATAAAGAGCCGTCGGACACAGAGGGAGatggaaacattaaaataaaagaggagaGTGGTGCCACAGAAAAGGTCGTTGAGGCGAAAAGTACAAACGATTCAAAGGAGACAGGAAGTGTGAAAGAGATTCAAAGTGAGGGCAACAGCACAAgagaaaaagtagaaaatgcAACTGAGGAAAACgagcaggaagaaaaagatCCAAGAGAAAGAATAAGTTTGGATCTCGAGACAAATGAGGCTCAACAGACGTgtaggaaagaagaagaggatgatgaggaaCAAGAGGAAGGAAGTGGAATAATAGCGGTGGAGCAGAAAATGATGGAGACGCAGGAAACTGCTGAACGTAAAGAAAAGGATGAGAAACTGGAGGAAACacaagaaaagagggaggacgACAGCTCTTCTCTTCAGGAGGGTTTTCTGTCACCAGAGGAGATTCAACAT aggTATTCAGCGGTGTCCCTGTGCAGCATCACCACTCAGGTGCTGAAGGTGCTGAACGCcactgaggagctgctgcagggagTCGAGGGAGGAGACGACGCCCgactctcctccacctccctgccCCCAAACACCGACGCCAAGAAGCTGGACCAACAGTtctgcagactggaggagaac GTGTATGTGGCGGCTGGCTCAGTGTTCAGTCTGGAGGCGGAGCTGAGTGACCTGGAGGAGTGTGCCAGGGGAAtctgcagctccacctctgACATGGAGCTGTCCTTCCTGGAGGAGCAGGTGGCATCAGCTgctgccaaggtccaacagtctgAACTACAG ATCGGCGACATCTCTGCGAGAATCGCTGCATTGAAGAGTGCAGGTCTCAATGTGGACACACAGTCACGCTTCACTAAGACCAGATCCATTCCAGTTATG CCGGTCACCCTCGACTCAACCAGACAGCTGAGGAGGCGATTACCTGCTCCACCAGTGAAAG AGGACAAAGAAACCTGA